A genome region from Vallitalea okinawensis includes the following:
- a CDS encoding ABC transporter ATP-binding protein — translation MVILKTNHLKKYYGDGRNQVKALDGVDIEVNEGEFVAVVGTSGSGKSTLLHMLGGLDQATEGRVYVRDKDLFDMNDEQLTVFRRRNIGFVFQSYNLVPILNVYENITLPIELDGNQVDEGHVNLIIKTLGLEEKLNNLPNNLSGGQQQRVAIARALATKPTIILADEPTGNLDSKTSGEVIGLLKVTSQKFNQTIVMITHNEEVAQLADRVIRIEDGLIVGGAGR, via the coding sequence ATGGTTATTTTGAAGACAAATCATCTCAAGAAGTATTATGGTGATGGAAGGAATCAAGTTAAAGCTCTTGATGGAGTTGATATAGAAGTAAATGAGGGTGAATTTGTGGCTGTTGTAGGGACATCAGGTAGTGGGAAAAGCACTCTTTTACATATGCTTGGAGGACTTGATCAAGCTACAGAGGGCAGGGTATATGTGAGGGATAAGGATCTCTTCGATATGAATGATGAACAACTTACCGTTTTCCGTCGTAGAAATATTGGTTTCGTATTCCAAAGCTACAACCTTGTTCCCATATTGAATGTCTATGAAAACATTACACTGCCTATAGAACTTGATGGCAATCAAGTTGATGAAGGTCATGTAAATCTTATCATCAAGACATTAGGGTTGGAAGAGAAACTCAACAATTTGCCCAACAATCTTTCAGGTGGGCAACAACAACGTGTAGCCATTGCTAGAGCATTAGCAACAAAACCAACGATTATATTAGCTGATGAGCCAACTGGTAACCTAGATAGTAAGACCAGTGGAGAAGTTATTGGATTATTGAAGGTGACTAGCCAGAAATTTAATCAAACCATTGTTATGATTACCCATAATGAAGAGGTTGCCCAGCTAGCTGATAGAGTTATCCGAATAGAGGATGGTTTAATCGTTGGGGGGGCTGGACGATGA
- a CDS encoding helix-turn-helix domain-containing protein: MKIKSKRELWDRCLKMKTSILDKAEKTKKTYFGMCYCGVYEYVVPIICDDIVIGVIYAGEFHSDQEKAYSRIKAISEEYNMNQAQLLTLYNSSTQDTIYSPDEITSRLGIVADYLASLYTTLIPLHKNLSKNNLDTYSSEHYILSHAIEFIEQNYSSELNLQKISNFCHCSTSHLSHIFKKNMKVNVKAYINKVRIEHAKLLLKNTHHNISEIAISIGFNDPNYFSNTFKEICGMTPSQYRKTYKQ, encoded by the coding sequence ATGAAGATTAAATCCAAAAGAGAACTTTGGGATAGATGTCTCAAAATGAAAACCAGCATTCTTGATAAAGCTGAGAAAACCAAAAAAACTTATTTTGGTATGTGTTACTGCGGTGTCTATGAATATGTAGTTCCAATAATCTGTGATGATATTGTCATTGGCGTCATCTATGCTGGCGAGTTCCACTCTGACCAAGAAAAAGCCTATAGTCGTATTAAGGCAATATCTGAGGAATACAATATGAACCAAGCGCAACTATTGACTTTATACAATAGTTCTACTCAAGATACTATATATTCCCCAGATGAGATTACTAGTCGTCTAGGAATTGTAGCTGATTACTTGGCTTCCCTTTATACGACACTTATTCCTTTGCATAAAAATCTAAGTAAAAACAATCTAGACACTTATTCTTCTGAGCACTATATTCTGTCCCATGCCATTGAATTCATTGAACAGAATTATTCCTCAGAACTCAATTTACAAAAGATTTCAAACTTTTGCCATTGTAGTACATCCCACTTGAGTCATATCTTCAAGAAGAATATGAAGGTCAATGTGAAAGCCTATATTAACAAGGTGAGGATTGAGCATGCCAAACTGTTATTAAAGAACACTCACCACAATATTTCAGAAATCGCTATAAGTATCGGTTTCAACGATCCTAACTATTTTTCTAATACCTTTAAAGAAATATGCGGCATGACACCTAGTCAATATAGAAAAACTTATAAGCAATAA
- a CDS encoding response regulator transcription factor has product MTSILIVEDDQGLNEGISFMLSKEGYMVLSSYNVADAESKLQHHAIDLIIMDINLPDQTGLAFCKKIRKYSQLPIIFLTAMDTEEDIIKGFQYGGDDYITKPFSLVVLKERVAAVLRRIHASNTSNIYQYMDIQIDFDKVLLLKKGEPIKLTATEFKLIKLLIDHKKKVVTRTNILERLWDIDGNFVDENAVNVNIRRLRTKIEDNPSKPEYIKTVFGIGYTWGEQ; this is encoded by the coding sequence ATGACAAGTATTTTAATCGTTGAAGACGATCAAGGGCTAAATGAAGGTATCTCTTTTATGTTATCCAAAGAAGGTTATATGGTTCTATCTTCCTATAATGTTGCAGATGCAGAAAGTAAACTGCAACATCATGCTATTGATCTAATCATTATGGACATTAATCTCCCAGATCAAACAGGACTCGCTTTCTGTAAGAAAATACGAAAATATTCTCAGCTGCCCATCATTTTTCTTACTGCAATGGATACAGAAGAAGATATAATAAAAGGTTTTCAATATGGCGGTGATGATTACATAACAAAACCATTCAGTTTAGTAGTTTTAAAAGAAAGGGTTGCAGCTGTCTTGCGACGCATCCATGCATCTAATACTTCAAACATCTATCAATACATGGATATTCAAATCGACTTTGATAAAGTACTTCTTCTTAAAAAAGGAGAACCTATAAAACTTACTGCAACGGAATTTAAACTGATTAAGTTACTTATCGATCATAAGAAGAAGGTAGTAACAAGAACCAATATCCTTGAGAGACTTTGGGATATCGATGGTAATTTTGTTGATGAAAATGCTGTCAATGTCAATATTCGTAGGCTGAGAACCAAGATTGAAGATAATCCATCAAAGCCGGAATATATCAAAACTGTCTTTGGAATAGGTTATACGTGGGGTGAACAATGA
- a CDS encoding ABC transporter permease, whose translation MMFPNNNKAIIQKLSKRSLMVNRIRNLFAVLAIMLTTVLLTAGFTAGISLAKSAKNYLDMGKGVDSHGSFVVTLDQYEVLKGSEDINQSGLLRDCSTTYIQSEQVVGNKVYLKYADEDMFQMNFVIPVEGDYPKNANEILMPTFVLDLFDLPYEVGRQITLKASVIENGEEVIKVFDFILCGYFDPVVPPSSNYAEIFTGEDFITQYNPHLPDNSNEAYVKLNSLTSMSTEDEGWAEMGKIADSLGIMGVGLDPDFQNPSTMIISLTDVLALAIPAIMAVILIMLSGYLLIYNIFYISVVHDIRYYGLLKTIGTTPKQVKKMINQQALMLSFIGIPIGLALGYIIGVVFTPHLMTQTVLDKYVIISANPLIFIFSILFSYLTVYISCKKPGKVAGQISPIEAVCYTGVEDYNKKLKNTRRGGRLHRMALTNIFRNRGKAISVIASISLSAIIFIFAFNGSVGLDPVKDAEERMQADFEIMHYNVVWWQQEEYQPISKDTYNQLEELPFVTEINKYYLARSNNDEDLMDDGNYVLMNNFRGEVKNQGLLRDEFESYREAGMPDWQGSFIAPSGNIKTRVTGISADIIEEEVAYDKVLDGVVDGKQFASGDYLIFCRDANKENGITYGNGVIKAGDKMTLSFYLPDSDTYVKKEFTVMAVVENLDHWRGQTDIITISDTVFEEIYANHDELISQIMVKVDSDLQKANDQIQSIINKSGNFQIYFTSKCEVIRENERMKSGIMMIGLTISLIVGIIGFLNMTNTMMTSIISRKRELAMLESMGMTKKQLKKMLIYEGMYYTIIAVLFIIPLGFLSSISTSLIPFFGGFNTGGFLLSIFIVVVLIAVISIAIPIIVFSIINKATIIERLREVE comes from the coding sequence ATGATGTTTCCTAACAATAACAAAGCTATTATTCAAAAGTTATCTAAGCGCAGTCTAATGGTTAATCGTATAAGAAATCTCTTTGCTGTTCTAGCTATCATGCTGACAACAGTACTGTTAACAGCTGGCTTTACAGCTGGTATAAGCTTAGCCAAAAGTGCCAAGAACTATCTGGATATGGGGAAAGGTGTAGACAGCCACGGTAGTTTCGTGGTTACTTTAGATCAATATGAGGTATTAAAAGGATCAGAGGATATCAATCAATCGGGGTTACTTCGTGATTGTAGTACAACATATATCCAATCAGAACAGGTAGTAGGTAATAAAGTATATCTTAAATATGCTGATGAGGATATGTTTCAGATGAATTTTGTTATACCAGTTGAAGGGGATTATCCAAAGAATGCTAATGAGATTCTAATGCCTACCTTTGTACTTGATCTATTTGATCTTCCATATGAAGTGGGGAGGCAAATAACATTGAAAGCATCTGTCATAGAAAATGGAGAAGAAGTTATTAAAGTCTTTGATTTTATACTCTGTGGTTACTTTGATCCTGTAGTACCTCCTTCATCTAATTATGCAGAGATTTTTACTGGGGAGGATTTTATTACACAATACAATCCCCATTTACCCGACAATAGCAACGAAGCTTATGTGAAATTGAATAGCCTTACATCAATGAGTACGGAAGATGAAGGGTGGGCAGAGATGGGTAAAATAGCTGACTCTTTAGGAATAATGGGTGTAGGGCTTGATCCTGATTTTCAGAATCCGTCGACAATGATCATCAGTTTGACAGATGTTTTGGCTTTAGCCATTCCAGCAATCATGGCTGTCATACTTATTATGCTCAGTGGCTATCTATTAATTTATAATATCTTTTATATTTCAGTGGTGCATGATATTCGTTATTATGGGCTCTTGAAAACCATTGGAACAACACCTAAGCAAGTAAAGAAGATGATCAACCAACAAGCTTTGATGTTATCATTCATCGGAATACCCATTGGTCTTGCTTTAGGCTATATCATTGGAGTAGTTTTTACTCCCCACTTAATGACTCAAACTGTACTTGATAAGTATGTTATTATATCTGCTAACCCATTAATCTTTATTTTTTCTATCCTATTCTCTTATTTAACAGTCTATATCAGTTGTAAAAAGCCTGGGAAAGTTGCAGGGCAAATATCTCCTATTGAGGCTGTTTGTTATACTGGCGTCGAAGATTATAATAAGAAGCTTAAGAATACAAGAAGGGGTGGAAGACTTCATCGTATGGCGTTAACCAACATTTTTAGAAATAGGGGTAAGGCTATTTCAGTTATTGCTTCCATCTCATTGAGTGCTATTATTTTTATTTTTGCATTTAATGGTTCTGTTGGTCTAGATCCTGTGAAAGATGCAGAGGAACGGATGCAGGCAGACTTTGAAATTATGCATTATAACGTAGTTTGGTGGCAGCAAGAAGAGTATCAGCCCATTAGTAAAGATACTTATAATCAGCTTGAAGAACTTCCTTTTGTTACTGAAATTAATAAATACTATCTGGCGCGTTCGAATAACGATGAAGATCTAATGGATGATGGCAATTATGTATTAATGAATAATTTTAGAGGAGAGGTAAAGAACCAAGGTCTTCTAAGAGATGAATTTGAAAGCTACCGAGAGGCTGGTATGCCAGACTGGCAGGGAAGTTTTATTGCTCCAAGTGGTAATATCAAGACGCGAGTAACAGGAATAAGTGCCGATATCATCGAAGAGGAGGTAGCCTATGATAAGGTTTTGGATGGTGTTGTAGATGGTAAGCAATTTGCCTCAGGAGATTACCTGATTTTCTGCCGTGATGCCAATAAAGAGAATGGAATAACTTATGGAAATGGGGTTATCAAGGCTGGTGATAAAATGACATTATCCTTTTATCTACCGGATTCAGATACATATGTTAAAAAGGAGTTTACAGTAATGGCTGTCGTTGAGAATTTAGATCATTGGAGAGGGCAGACGGATATTATTACAATCAGTGATACTGTATTTGAAGAAATCTATGCGAATCATGATGAATTAATCTCCCAAATCATGGTGAAGGTGGATAGTGATTTACAGAAAGCTAATGATCAAATTCAGAGTATCATTAATAAGAGTGGTAACTTTCAAATATATTTTACATCTAAATGTGAAGTGATTAGGGAAAATGAAAGAATGAAGTCAGGTATCATGATGATTGGCTTGACTATTTCATTGATCGTTGGTATTATCGGCTTTTTAAATATGACCAACACCATGATGACCAGTATCATTTCTAGAAAGAGGGAGCTAGCTATGCTAGAGAGTATGGGCATGACCAAGAAGCAATTAAAGAAAATGTTAATATACGAGGGTATGTACTATACCATTATCGCGGTACTGTTTATTATTCCGCTGGGATTTTTATCCTCCATAAGTACATCTCTCATACCCTTCTTTGGTGGCTTTAACACAGGGGGATTCCTGCTTTCAATTTTCATAGTAGTAGTTCTAATAGCAGTTATATCTATAGCGATTCCTATAATAGTCTTCTCAATCATTAATAAGGCAACCATCATTGAGCGACTTCGCGAAGTTGAATAA
- a CDS encoding MerR family transcriptional regulator, whose translation MFQIEDYDELYTIGQISKMCDIPIQTLRYYDEIGLLLPERVDTQNNYRYYSKKQVLDLNIIKHYKASGFSLEDIRHLAKGENMETLHKKLEDKLLETKKNIRELDYLREKLEMDINNLALSSQLGEKGDLKKDNKDGIEIKTIPTMPVLFTRYHCANNPSSFIKRFSELGALMDKYKLYRVGPLMAIFYDHYSEYDFSKADIEVCMPIAGSLSECPNIREYGGFLGATMLHKGQYSKLPASYGKVLDWIDQQGYEYVVPTTEKYIIDATSTSIEENYVTEVILSLRKK comes from the coding sequence GTGTTCCAGATAGAAGATTATGATGAATTATACACTATTGGGCAGATTTCTAAGATGTGTGATATACCTATACAGACATTGAGATATTACGATGAAATTGGATTACTCTTACCTGAAAGAGTGGATACTCAAAATAATTATCGATATTATTCTAAGAAACAAGTACTTGACCTTAACATCATCAAACATTACAAGGCATCAGGATTCTCACTAGAAGATATACGTCACCTAGCAAAAGGTGAGAACATGGAAACACTTCATAAGAAACTGGAAGATAAATTGCTGGAAACAAAAAAGAACATCAGGGAACTAGACTATTTACGTGAAAAGTTAGAGATGGATATTAATAACTTAGCGCTGAGTAGCCAATTAGGTGAAAAAGGGGATTTAAAGAAAGACAACAAAGATGGAATTGAAATTAAAACGATTCCTACCATGCCTGTTTTATTCACTAGATATCATTGCGCCAATAATCCCAGTAGTTTCATTAAGAGATTCAGTGAATTAGGGGCATTAATGGATAAATACAAGTTATACAGAGTTGGTCCCCTAATGGCTATATTTTATGATCATTATTCTGAATATGACTTCAGCAAGGCAGATATTGAGGTTTGTATGCCAATAGCAGGAAGTTTATCGGAATGCCCTAATATAAGGGAGTATGGTGGATTTCTAGGTGCTACTATGTTACATAAAGGTCAATACTCTAAACTACCCGCGTCCTATGGAAAAGTTCTTGATTGGATAGATCAACAGGGATACGAATATGTTGTTCCGACTACAGAGAAATATATTATTGATGCAACTAGTACAAGCATTGAGGAGAACTACGTGACAGAGGTTATATTATCTCTACGAAAAAAGTAA
- a CDS encoding sensor histidine kinase, with amino-acid sequence MMNISLNKVILSFGLGYLFLSICFIIGLITLGVSIQILLYAVVFLILFCMMAVFFMFCVKGKVQKMLIALSLTIQSLIKDEDNDVFTDIEDSMLSKLQSQVTRLSSILKYRNAQIKEEKDSIKSLISDIAHQLKTPLANLNMYESLVLDESIDHGQRMVFLKKLQNQINKLNWLVASLVKLSRLETGVVQLTPKIQSIEDTILTAIRQAYPFAESKGIEIVFDGNPDLKLKHDDKWTAEALFNIIDNAIKYTKNGGYIGISITTYELFARIDISDNGIGLYEHEINHIFKRFYRGEDTEKIDGIGIGLYLAREIITKQGGYIKVKSKKGEGSVFSVFLLVNKE; translated from the coding sequence ATGATGAACATATCTTTGAATAAAGTCATTTTATCTTTCGGACTGGGGTATCTATTTCTATCCATTTGCTTTATCATAGGCTTGATAACGTTAGGTGTTTCTATCCAAATCCTTTTATATGCAGTAGTTTTTCTTATTCTATTTTGTATGATGGCGGTATTTTTTATGTTTTGTGTCAAAGGGAAGGTTCAAAAGATGCTCATAGCCTTATCTTTAACCATACAATCTCTTATCAAAGATGAAGACAACGATGTATTTACGGATATAGAGGACAGTATGCTATCCAAATTGCAGAGTCAAGTAACCCGACTATCTAGTATTCTAAAATATAGAAATGCACAAATAAAAGAAGAAAAAGATAGTATTAAGAGTTTGATTTCAGATATTGCTCACCAGCTAAAAACCCCATTAGCCAATCTTAATATGTATGAATCACTGGTTTTGGATGAAAGTATAGACCATGGTCAACGTATGGTGTTTCTTAAAAAACTTCAAAATCAAATCAATAAGCTTAATTGGCTGGTAGCGTCACTGGTGAAGTTATCACGACTGGAAACCGGTGTTGTTCAATTGACACCTAAAATTCAGTCCATTGAAGATACCATACTCACAGCCATTAGACAAGCCTACCCTTTTGCAGAAAGTAAAGGGATTGAAATAGTCTTTGACGGAAATCCAGATTTAAAGTTAAAACATGATGATAAGTGGACGGCTGAAGCTTTGTTTAATATCATTGATAATGCTATTAAATATACGAAGAATGGCGGCTATATAGGTATTTCAATTACGACATATGAGCTCTTTGCACGCATTGATATCTCTGATAATGGTATTGGTCTTTATGAGCATGAAATCAATCATATTTTCAAGCGATTCTACCGTGGAGAGGATACGGAGAAGATAGATGGTATAGGCATAGGACTCTATTTAGCTAGAGAAATCATAACCAAGCAGGGCGGCTACATCAAAGTAAAATCAAAAAAGGGAGAAGGTAGTGTTTTTTCAGTATTCTTATTAGTTAACAAGGAGTAA
- a CDS encoding GyrI-like domain-containing protein, with the protein MNYEIVELEDKSVIGLLTRTTNENMQAANDIGMLWQKFMSKEIYYQINHRINADFIGLYTDYEKDYTKPYNFMVGCEVSEIDNLDASLVSKTIKAGKYVKFSITGQAAVKDAWEEIWTLHLDRKYESDFEVYEYTDDLSQQRIHIYISVQ; encoded by the coding sequence ATGAACTATGAAATAGTTGAATTAGAAGACAAAAGCGTTATAGGTCTTCTTACAAGAACGACAAATGAAAATATGCAAGCTGCCAATGATATCGGTATGCTTTGGCAGAAGTTTATGTCCAAAGAGATTTATTATCAAATTAATCATCGAATCAACGCTGATTTTATAGGTCTATATACGGATTATGAAAAAGATTATACAAAACCCTATAACTTTATGGTTGGTTGCGAAGTTAGCGAGATCGACAATTTGGATGCATCACTAGTATCCAAAACTATCAAAGCTGGCAAATACGTTAAGTTCTCCATTACTGGACAAGCTGCTGTCAAAGATGCTTGGGAAGAAATTTGGACCCTTCATTTAGATAGAAAATATGAGTCAGACTTTGAAGTCTATGAGTATACTGATGACTTAAGTCAACAAAGAATTCATATTTATATTTCAGTCCAGTGA
- a CDS encoding FAD-dependent oxidoreductase — MLHVTKNYDVVVVGGGMSGVCAAIASARHGAKTALVQNRPVLGGNASSEIRMHICGADMHSKRKNARETGIIEEILLENKKRNPNHSFSIFDTILWEKTNFQENLDLYLNTHMTEVFKENNKIHSVTATQLTTEKTFEFNAPLFVDTTGDMMLSELAVAGYMEGREGKNVFGEQYAPDENDSYVMGNTLLFRAVDTGKPVVFEKPFWANTYTEEDLRLRGHGEITSGYWWIELGGDGLDIKHDGEGLRDELLKALYGIWDHIKNQGDHHAENLDLDWVGFLPGKRESRRVIGDYILKEQDVLECRIFDDAVAYGGWEMDMHVVGGLKTTDKEPTNFIPSEDLYTIPYRSLYAKDIENLYIGGRGISASHMAFGSTRVMATCAVIGQAIGTAAAMAIEKETTPRGINQHMTELQNKLMKDDCYLPGFKNRDERDLAREAVVTCSSSLEGYDCDQVINGFSRMIKDESNCWMTKKGDDEDWISLDLVDVKEVKEVQVKFDPDLSTETMPTLSKNHQKRQHPSIPPQLVKAYRLEFWQDEELIHNLDVQNNHLRFRSHQLNEGIQCNQVKLILKDTNGDDNFSVFEIRVY, encoded by the coding sequence ATGTTACATGTTACTAAAAATTATGATGTAGTCGTTGTTGGTGGAGGTATGTCAGGGGTTTGTGCAGCTATAGCAAGTGCAAGACATGGGGCTAAGACTGCCTTAGTTCAGAATCGACCTGTATTAGGAGGGAATGCTAGCTCAGAGATTAGAATGCATATCTGTGGGGCTGATATGCATTCTAAACGAAAAAATGCAAGAGAAACAGGTATTATTGAAGAAATACTGCTTGAAAATAAGAAAAGAAATCCCAACCATTCTTTTTCAATATTCGATACAATCTTATGGGAAAAAACTAACTTTCAAGAGAATCTAGATCTATACCTTAACACCCATATGACAGAGGTTTTCAAAGAGAATAACAAAATCCATAGCGTTACAGCTACCCAGTTAACAACTGAAAAAACTTTTGAATTCAATGCCCCATTATTTGTTGATACTACAGGAGATATGATGCTCTCAGAACTTGCAGTGGCAGGTTATATGGAAGGTCGTGAGGGCAAAAATGTCTTTGGAGAACAGTATGCTCCTGATGAAAATGATAGTTACGTTATGGGTAACACATTATTATTCCGTGCAGTCGATACAGGGAAGCCAGTGGTATTTGAGAAACCATTCTGGGCCAATACGTATACAGAAGAAGATCTTCGACTTAGAGGACATGGTGAAATCACCAGTGGTTATTGGTGGATTGAGCTTGGTGGTGATGGATTAGATATTAAACATGACGGTGAAGGATTAAGGGATGAACTCTTAAAGGCTCTTTATGGTATTTGGGATCATATTAAGAATCAAGGGGATCATCATGCAGAGAATCTTGATCTAGATTGGGTTGGTTTCTTACCAGGTAAAAGGGAAAGTAGAAGAGTTATAGGTGATTACATTCTGAAAGAACAGGATGTCTTAGAATGTAGGATCTTTGATGATGCAGTAGCCTATGGTGGATGGGAGATGGATATGCATGTGGTTGGAGGATTAAAAACGACAGATAAAGAACCAACCAACTTTATCCCATCGGAAGATTTATATACCATACCATATAGAAGTTTATATGCTAAAGATATTGAAAACCTCTACATAGGTGGACGTGGTATTAGTGCATCTCATATGGCTTTCGGTTCTACTCGAGTTATGGCAACTTGTGCTGTCATTGGGCAAGCCATTGGAACAGCGGCAGCTATGGCAATCGAGAAAGAGACTACACCAAGAGGGATTAATCAACATATGACAGAGTTACAAAATAAACTCATGAAAGATGACTGTTACTTACCTGGATTTAAGAATAGGGATGAAAGAGATTTGGCTAGAGAAGCTGTTGTAACTTGCTCGTCAAGCTTAGAAGGATATGATTGCGATCAAGTCATCAATGGGTTTTCAAGAATGATTAAAGATGAAAGCAACTGTTGGATGACTAAAAAAGGCGATGATGAAGATTGGATTTCTCTTGATTTAGTTGATGTTAAAGAGGTCAAAGAAGTTCAAGTCAAATTTGATCCAGATCTTTCAACAGAAACGATGCCTACACTATCTAAGAACCATCAAAAAAGACAGCACCCTAGTATACCTCCACAACTTGTTAAAGCATATAGATTAGAGTTTTGGCAAGATGAAGAACTCATTCATAATTTAGATGTTCAGAACAATCATCTAAGATTCAGAAGCCATCAACTTAATGAAGGTATTCAGTGTAACCAAGTGAAACTGATACTTAAGGATACCAATGGTGATGATAACTTTAGTGTCTTTGAAATAAGAGTATATTAG
- a CDS encoding prenyltransferase/squalene oxidase repeat-containing protein has protein sequence MMRELMEKAEKYIIDNSTDLQKVCLDYVAGRSSKEKVLDELSKYQNPDGGWANGLEIEYPGAISSPFTTAAALGYISKFELGESELLPSTLNYLKKTQHENGMWDDTEGVLAYPHPPYMGPGIYPEFKTGVTLKWLLRLNIADKKMIEGAQSYLVEIFDEVAPKNDFWSAVAYSSAFALLPHLQETPRIMEWSMKILMPEESEFGWQQVMGMIEDDMPIPDRVYDISLNLIKENQEDDGGWPHQFGTYNRVWSAIYILRFLKQKGLIY, from the coding sequence GTGATGAGAGAACTAATGGAAAAGGCTGAAAAGTACATTATTGATAACAGTACTGATCTTCAAAAGGTATGTTTGGACTATGTGGCTGGTAGAAGTAGTAAGGAGAAGGTACTAGATGAGCTATCAAAGTATCAGAACCCTGATGGTGGATGGGCTAATGGACTTGAAATTGAGTATCCGGGAGCAATAAGTTCACCATTTACAACAGCAGCAGCTCTTGGGTATATATCAAAATTTGAACTGGGTGAATCTGAGTTGCTTCCGAGTACCCTTAACTATTTAAAGAAGACTCAACACGAAAATGGTATGTGGGATGACACAGAAGGCGTTCTAGCATACCCTCATCCCCCATACATGGGACCAGGTATTTATCCAGAGTTTAAGACAGGTGTGACTCTTAAGTGGTTACTACGCCTCAATATTGCGGATAAGAAGATGATTGAAGGAGCACAGTCTTATTTAGTAGAAATATTTGATGAAGTAGCTCCTAAAAATGACTTTTGGTCTGCTGTGGCTTATTCCAGTGCGTTTGCGTTACTACCTCATTTACAAGAGACTCCCAGAATTATGGAATGGAGTATGAAGATATTGATGCCTGAAGAAAGTGAATTTGGTTGGCAGCAGGTGATGGGGATGATTGAAGATGATATGCCGATTCCAGATCGTGTTTACGATATATCACTTAACCTGATCAAAGAAAATCAAGAAGATGATGGTGGTTGGCCACATCAGTTCGGCACATACAATAGAGTATGGTCAGCCATCTATATACTTAGATTCCTTAAGCAAAAAGGGTTAATATATTAG